One window from the genome of Candidatus Kryptoniota bacterium encodes:
- a CDS encoding response regulator, whose protein sequence is MKIMIVDDNRNIREVMKSTVTRRGDEICECENARSAIALYKTFQPDWVLMDVEMEGTDGITATREMLRVDSKARVIIVTQYDEVHFRIAAEDAGAVAFVSKENLHELNRIIHA, encoded by the coding sequence ATGAAAATAATGATCGTCGATGACAACAGAAATATCCGTGAAGTTATGAAAAGCACCGTGACTCGACGCGGAGATGAGATCTGCGAATGCGAAAATGCCAGGAGTGCAATCGCGCTATACAAAACCTTCCAACCTGATTGGGTGCTGATGGATGTGGAAATGGAAGGAACAGACGGCATTACCGCAACGAGGGAGATGTTGAGAGTCGATTCGAAAGCCAGAGTTATCATCGTTACGCAATACGATGAAGTGCACTTTCGGATCGCGGCAGAAGATGCAGGCGCCGTTGCATTTGTCAGCAAAGAGAATCTGCATGAGTTGAACAGGATCATTCATGCGTAA
- a CDS encoding LamG-like jellyroll fold domain-containing protein, with product MNCTGFFSGLNLKRRLSSSFATVLILTALWTTNSRGQTAPSVTTGSATDINGNDATVSGYVTPNGARTAAWFAYGLTNGYGSVSSFDTVDDHRYAVKFNDADSNEITTPNSINFAYSDGGYQSFTIEAWAKRNPNGTADCIVGQGASSLTDQQDLYFGFESSSNGNVFEFTFSTESFRTVTTSVGYTDTLWHQWVGVWDGSKQYLYLYQDGHLVASTFNQLVDQTDAPIVIGRDTYDATSYFNGEISQVRIWGTALDSTTIQEWMNRNVISSHPYYSSLLAEWIMNEGSGTTVGDSSGHGDSGSLQRSSWTTSGWSAPFETSITGLTNGATYHYRLSATNSAGTTNGNDSVFTTIGIPSIQTSNLEFSSIGKNSATLTWTNGNGSDRIVVVRADSSLDTSNVPTNNTSYTANSSLGIGSEIGTSAYVVYVGSGNTVSITNLPEGNYIAAAVYELNDLSSPVYDTASPAKSTEATITPSYSTSPGTALYFNGTSSYVDIQNSGSASELNFRGSFTIEGWFKTNGPFSSQSWIPIVNKGNGAWRIQRYNSTDHLDFGTNGLSQQDLEGSTTIDDGKWHFFAAVYNASSSTKFLYVDGNADAEAGSVSGSLASDNDDLAIGYNLGASNGYFNGNVDEVRIYNVARTQQQIHNDMFSTTTGAQNGLVSYWQFSEGSGSTTADSVSGLNGTLTGSPAWQTSNAPVGEYGKYDATTAADSVGVSGANLNATITSTPDSVNLLGLYSFGSVDDIFIASETFPSGVNKRSAVIWGVFGVGTNTANLTLNYSSFPGIQNESTLKVLRREESDSAWTDATSGFAHNTSSHTFTATGVSALGQFSIGAGGDNTFTFSAPSVQDSNLTFSNIGRNSATLTWTNGNGTDRIVVMRNDTMMDSTNNPGNGTIYGASSTFGNGSEIGTGGYVVYSGSGNSVSVTGLTAGNYFTAEVFEFNNPSSPVYLTTSPAKTTQATTTPKYASDPGEAIHCSSGSSSYIAIQNSGTSSQFSLESSFTIEGWIKTDGAFTSQWAGIVCKGDNAWRIQRYSSTDNLDFGTSGLSSQDLQGSTTVDDGKWHFFAAVYDGSNKYLYVDGRLDASASGVTGTLGTDAFDVTIGNNLEATGRIFSGEVDEIRIWDNARTEQQVRNDMFSTVSGPQIGLVSYWQFNEGTGTTTTDSVSGFQGTLVNPYSLEWVASGAPVGGYGSYDASASADSTGPLGDMVTASIISPVDSLNYLGLYSYGTPNDTAVTDETFPVGITKRSPLVWGIFAVGNDTANVTLNYSGLAGIQNEPGLKVLERAEVDSPWLDVTSGFTQNVANHTFSAAGTHSLGQFSIGGGTDNSLPVQASDFLATAGIGSVTLSWKTQSELDNAGFNILREDPGTPLFKVVSTYTGNDSLRGLGTNSTGKIYDYTDNKVISGSTYKYKIQSVSTSGITKDLSTLSVTVDVPKTYALYQNYPNPFNPSTTIRFDLKQQSVVHLDFYNTLGQRVGEFNYGTMNAGRYNESLNLGALASGVYFYRIVAEGQNGEEFVSLKKLVLLK from the coding sequence ATGGACTCACGAATGGTTATGGCTCCGTTTCGTCATTTGACACGGTGGATGACCACAGATATGCGGTGAAATTCAACGATGCAGATTCTAATGAGATCACTACTCCAAATTCAATAAATTTCGCGTACAGTGACGGGGGTTACCAATCATTTACAATCGAAGCTTGGGCAAAACGAAATCCGAATGGGACGGCCGACTGCATTGTGGGACAAGGCGCATCGTCATTGACCGATCAGCAAGATCTCTACTTCGGATTTGAAAGCTCTTCCAATGGCAATGTCTTTGAGTTCACGTTTTCTACTGAAAGCTTCCGCACAGTCACAACATCCGTCGGGTATACCGACACATTATGGCATCAATGGGTCGGTGTGTGGGACGGCAGCAAACAGTACTTGTATCTGTACCAGGATGGACACCTGGTCGCCAGCACTTTCAATCAGCTTGTCGATCAGACTGATGCGCCGATTGTTATTGGCAGAGATACATATGATGCGACATCCTATTTCAACGGCGAAATAAGCCAGGTCAGAATATGGGGAACAGCGCTCGACTCAACCACGATACAAGAATGGATGAATCGAAATGTGATTTCGTCGCACCCGTATTACTCGAGCCTCCTCGCCGAATGGATAATGAACGAAGGAAGTGGTACAACAGTCGGGGATTCCAGCGGTCACGGAGACTCGGGAAGTCTGCAGCGGTCAAGTTGGACAACATCGGGATGGTCAGCGCCATTTGAGACATCGATTACAGGCCTGACTAATGGGGCGACATACCACTACAGGCTTTCGGCGACAAACTCAGCGGGGACCACAAATGGTAACGATTCCGTGTTCACAACGATTGGAATTCCGTCGATCCAAACGTCCAATCTGGAATTCTCCAGCATCGGCAAGAACTCCGCGACGTTGACCTGGACGAACGGTAATGGTTCCGATCGAATCGTGGTCGTCAGAGCCGATTCCTCGCTGGATACCTCGAACGTTCCCACCAATAACACATCATACACGGCAAACTCCTCTTTGGGCATCGGCTCGGAAATTGGCACCAGTGCTTATGTTGTTTATGTGGGATCAGGAAATACGGTCAGCATAACAAATCTTCCAGAGGGTAACTACATAGCGGCGGCTGTGTATGAGTTGAATGACCTTTCAAGTCCCGTCTATGACACCGCATCACCCGCAAAGTCAACAGAGGCGACGATCACGCCGTCATATTCAACATCTCCCGGAACGGCTCTGTATTTCAATGGCACTTCGTCGTACGTCGATATCCAGAACTCTGGGTCAGCATCGGAACTCAACTTTCGTGGCTCCTTCACCATCGAGGGATGGTTCAAGACCAACGGACCGTTCAGTTCTCAGTCGTGGATTCCGATAGTCAATAAAGGAAACGGTGCATGGAGAATTCAGAGGTATAACTCAACCGATCACCTTGACTTCGGTACAAACGGTCTGAGCCAGCAAGATCTGGAGGGATCAACAACCATTGATGACGGGAAGTGGCATTTCTTTGCGGCCGTATACAACGCGAGCAGCTCCACAAAGTTTCTTTATGTCGACGGAAATGCAGATGCGGAAGCGGGGTCGGTAAGCGGCAGCCTCGCGAGCGACAACGACGATCTTGCAATAGGCTATAACCTCGGGGCATCTAACGGATACTTCAACGGAAACGTCGACGAAGTGCGAATCTACAATGTGGCGCGCACGCAGCAGCAAATACACAACGATATGTTTTCGACGACAACCGGTGCCCAAAACGGACTTGTAAGTTACTGGCAATTCAGCGAGGGAAGCGGTAGTACGACTGCAGACTCGGTGAGCGGCCTTAATGGCACACTCACGGGTTCGCCCGCGTGGCAGACTTCCAATGCACCGGTTGGAGAGTACGGAAAGTACGATGCGACAACCGCCGCGGACAGCGTCGGAGTATCAGGAGCAAACCTGAATGCAACGATCACTTCCACGCCCGATAGTGTTAACCTCCTTGGCTTGTACTCTTTCGGTTCGGTAGATGACATTTTCATCGCAAGCGAAACCTTTCCTTCGGGTGTGAACAAACGTTCGGCAGTCATATGGGGAGTATTCGGTGTGGGAACAAATACAGCAAACCTTACCTTGAACTACAGCAGTTTCCCTGGAATCCAGAATGAATCCACATTGAAGGTGCTTAGACGTGAAGAAAGTGACAGCGCGTGGACGGACGCTACTTCTGGCTTTGCACATAACACATCGAGCCACACATTCACTGCAACAGGAGTTAGCGCACTCGGTCAATTTTCAATAGGTGCCGGGGGTGATAATACGTTCACCTTCAGTGCACCGTCAGTTCAAGATTCAAATTTGACTTTTTCCAATATCGGCAGAAATTCGGCGACACTGACCTGGACAAATGGAAATGGCACGGACCGTATTGTGGTGATGAGAAACGATACTATGATGGACAGCACCAATAATCCCGGCAATGGGACAATCTATGGAGCAAGCTCAACGTTCGGAAACGGATCGGAAATCGGAACGGGAGGATATGTGGTCTATTCCGGCTCAGGTAACTCCGTCAGCGTCACAGGCCTCACAGCAGGCAATTATTTCACTGCCGAGGTGTTTGAGTTCAACAACCCGTCCTCGCCTGTATATTTAACGACATCTCCCGCCAAGACAACCCAGGCCACGACTACTCCGAAGTACGCTTCTGATCCGGGCGAAGCAATTCACTGCTCCTCCGGGTCATCATCTTACATCGCCATTCAAAATTCCGGAACGTCATCTCAATTCAGCCTCGAGAGTTCCTTCACAATTGAAGGATGGATCAAAACAGACGGAGCGTTTACCTCCCAGTGGGCGGGGATAGTGTGCAAGGGCGACAATGCCTGGAGAATCCAGCGTTATAGTTCCACCGATAATCTGGATTTCGGTACCAGCGGTCTTTCGAGTCAGGATCTTCAGGGCTCCACAACGGTCGATGACGGGAAATGGCACTTCTTCGCCGCGGTTTATGACGGATCCAATAAATATCTGTATGTCGATGGAAGACTCGATGCCTCTGCGTCAGGAGTAACCGGCACTCTCGGAACGGATGCTTTCGATGTCACCATCGGCAACAACCTTGAGGCAACGGGAAGGATATTCTCCGGTGAGGTCGATGAAATTCGAATCTGGGATAACGCCCGTACCGAACAGCAGGTGCGGAACGACATGTTCTCTACCGTTAGCGGTCCGCAGATCGGCCTTGTCAGCTATTGGCAATTCAATGAAGGGACCGGCACGACAACCACAGATTCGGTGAGCGGATTCCAAGGTACGCTGGTGAATCCCTATTCGCTGGAATGGGTTGCCTCAGGCGCACCGGTCGGCGGGTACGGTTCTTATGATGCGTCCGCTTCAGCAGACAGCACAGGCCCGTTGGGTGATATGGTCACCGCTTCGATCATCTCTCCCGTTGACAGTCTGAACTATCTCGGTTTGTACTCCTACGGCACGCCCAATGACACAGCTGTTACCGACGAAACTTTCCCCGTCGGGATCACTAAGCGCTCACCTCTCGTTTGGGGAATCTTCGCGGTAGGAAACGATACAGCAAATGTAACTCTGAATTACAGCGGACTTGCCGGAATCCAAAATGAACCCGGGCTCAAAGTCCTGGAGCGCGCTGAGGTCGACAGTCCATGGCTCGATGTGACATCGGGGTTTACTCAGAATGTAGCGAACCACACTTTCTCGGCGGCTGGCACTCATTCACTCGGCCAATTCTCCATCGGAGGAGGAACGGATAATTCCCTTCCTGTTCAGGCTTCAGATTTCCTCGCCACTGCCGGCATCGGTTCGGTCACCCTCTCATGGAAAACTCAGTCGGAACTTGACAACGCGGGATTTAATATTCTGAGAGAAGATCCGGGTACTCCTTTGTTCAAAGTCGTATCGACTTACACAGGCAACGATAGTCTCAGAGGCCTCGGGACTAATTCAACCGGAAAGATCTACGATTACACCGATAACAAAGTCATATCGGGATCAACTTACAAGTATAAGATTCAAAGTGTGTCAACCTCCGGGATCACAAAAGACTTATCGACACTTTCCGTGACAGTGGATGTCCCGAAGACGTATGCACTGTATCAGAACTATCCGAATCCTTTTAATCCGAGTACAACGATCAGGTTCGATCTGAAGCAGCAATCAGTAGTTCATCTCGATTTCTACAATACACTCGGACAAAGAGTCGGAGAATTTAATTATGGAACGATGAACGCCGGAAGGTATAACGAATCTTTGAACCTGGGCGCATTAGCCAGCGGTGTGTACTTCTACAGGATTGTAGCCGAAGGTCAAAATGGCGAGGAGTTCGTTTCGCTGAAGAAACTGGTTCTGTTGAAATAA